The sequence below is a genomic window from Nocardia fluminea.
CCGCATTGTTCACCACGTGGTCGATCCGGCCGTGTCTGGCGACGATCTCGGCGAACATCGCCGCCACCGCGTCGACGTCGCGCACATCGCAGGTGAGGTGCTCGGTGCCGCGATCACCGACCGTGATGGGCTCGTCGGCCGGTCGGCGCGCGCAGGTCAGCACGGTCGCACCGGCGGCGAGGAAGGCCCGGCTGATACCGGCGCCGACGCCTCGGACGCCGCCTGTCACCAGAACGATCTGCTCGGAAAGGTCGATTTCTACAGCCACCGTGTTAACCTACCAAGCAATTGCTTGCTTTGTCTCGGGTTCGCCGGGGCGCGCACGAGGAGACATCGCGATGGGGATAAACCGTCACACCGAAGCCGACGGGGTAGAGGTCGTCACAGTCGACTACCCGCCGGTCAACGCCCTGCCCTCGGACGGCTGGTTCGCACTGGCCGACGCCGTGCGGGCAGCGGGCCGCAACCAGGAGACCCGGGTGGTCGTGCTGCGCGCGGAGGGCCGCGGGTTCAACGCGGGCGTCGACATCAAGGAGATGAACGCCGACGTCGGCCACACCGCGCTGATCCGCGCGAACCACGGCTGCTTCGACGCCTTCGCCGCGGTCTACGACTGTGAGGTGCCCGTGGTCACCGCCGTGAACGGCTTCTGTCTCGGCGGCGGCATCGGCCTGGTGGGCAACTCCGACGTCATCGTCGCTTCCGACGACGCCACCTTCGGCCTGCCCGAGGTGGACCGTGGCGCGCTCGGCGCCGCCACGCATCTGTCCCGGCTGGTCCCCCAGCATCTGATGCGCACCATGTTCTACACCGCGGGCAAGCTCACCGCCCAGCAGCTGCACCACTTCGGCTCGGTGTACAAGGTGGTGCCGCGCGCCGAACTCGACGCCGCCGCGATGGACGTCGCGAAGAACATCGCGAACAAGGACGGCCGCGTGATCCGCGCCGCGAAACGCGCGCTCAACGGCATCGACGTGCAGGACGTGCACCGTTCCTACCGCT
It includes:
- a CDS encoding enoyl-CoA hydratase family protein — encoded protein: MGINRHTEADGVEVVTVDYPPVNALPSDGWFALADAVRAAGRNQETRVVVLRAEGRGFNAGVDIKEMNADVGHTALIRANHGCFDAFAAVYDCEVPVVTAVNGFCLGGGIGLVGNSDVIVASDDATFGLPEVDRGALGAATHLSRLVPQHLMRTMFYTAGKLTAQQLHHFGSVYKVVPRAELDAAAMDVAKNIANKDGRVIRAAKRALNGIDVQDVHRSYRYEQGFTMELNLAGVADEIRARFDDDLAAQKKES